The DNA segment GCGCGGTCCGCGTGGCCACGCAAAGTTGAAGCCGGGCGTCGCGCAAGGCGTCCGTTTCCGCGCCCAGCACGGGGCACGCATGGTAAAAAGCCGTGAACAGCCGGGCGGCATCGAGCGCAAACTGCGCGATCGGCGCGCAATTCCGTTGCTCGGCCGCATTGCGCACAACCGCGGGAAACGACGCGAGTTTCAGGGCGAGCGCCCACTCCGCGTCCGTCTCAAGGGAAGCGTCTTCAACGGGGGCGCTTTCGACTTCCTGCCCGTGCTTGCGGAGTATCGAATTGATGCGCGCGCAAGAATACTGAATGTACGGCCCCGTGTCGCCGCTGAACGACAGGCTGCTTTCCCAGTCGAAAATCACGTTCTTGTTCGGATTCACGCGCAGGATCGCGAAGCGGATGGCCGCGACGGCTACCTTGCGCGCGATTTCGGACTGCTCTTCGGCGGGAATGTCGGCGCATTGTTTGGCGACGCATTCAGCGGATCGCCGCGCGGCCTCGTCGAGGAATTCCGACAACAGCACGACCTTCCCTTGGCGCGTGGACATCTTGCCCTCCGTCAGCAGGATGTACGCATAGTAGATGGCTTCCGGCGCGGGATGTCCGGCGGCGCCGAGAATGAGCGCCAACTGTTGCGCATACAACTTGTGATCCTCGCCGAGCACCATGAGATTGATGTCCGCGCCGCGCTCGCGCTTGTCCAGCGTATACGCAAGATCGCGGTAGCCGTACATCGAACTGCCGTTGGCGCGCATCAGAACGAAATAGCGGCCTTCCTCCTGCGTGTGGCCGATCTTCGACAGGTCCACCACGAGCCGCTGTTCCTCGTCGGTAAACAGCGCGCCCTTTTCCCGCAAGGCGTCCAGCACGGCGTCCAGCCGGGCATCCTTCACATATTTCGACTCGTAATCGAAGACGTCGTAGGCCACGTTGAGCCGGGCCAGTACCGCCAACTGGCCCTTGAGGCACAAATCCACCACCGACCGAAACTTCGCCCGCGTTTCCGAATCGCCCTCTTCCATCCTCGCGAGCAGTTCGTATCCTTCCCGCGCAAAGGCGGGATCGGCCTCCGCGCGCGCGTTGGCCTGAACGTACAGTTCAAGGATTTGATCGAACGTCAAATCCTCGCGCCCCTCGCAGACCAGCACCAAAAGGCCAATCTGGCGGCCCATGTCGTTGACGTAGTAATGGACCTCGACGTCGTAGTCCTCGAACCGCAGCAGCCGCGTGAGACTGTCGCCGAACATCGCGCAACGTCCACGGCCAAGATGCGGGCTCGCATTGGGATTGATGCTGGTATGTTCAATGAGCACCCGCTTTCCCGCGCCCGTCCCGTTCGAGCCGAACCGCCGACCTTCCCCCAGTACCCCGGCCACGACACGGCGCGCGACGAGTCCACGGTGCAGCCGGAAATTGACGTAGGGTCCGGCCGTCGCAACTGATGCCACTTCCGGGCCGAACGACACCTCTCTGGCGATGCGCGCGGCCAGTTGCGGGGGCGCAACCTTCAGTTTGCGCGCCGCCTCGAACGTGCGCAGGGCCACGTCGCCCAGTTCCAGATTCGGGGCTGGCACAAACGGAAGATCCGCGGGCGCCAATCCGGGTATAGCTTCGCAAATACATGCCGCCAAAGGTTCAAATAAATTCATGCGTCCTGTTGTCCTTGTTCATGCCCATGTACGGTTCCAACCGTGAGAGTTCCGGGTTCCTGCATGGATTCACCGGTTCCGAAGGCGTACGCGCTATCCTTTGGGTTTCGGTAAGCATAACAGGCTATCCAGCCTGTCTTTGCCGAAACCACGCCGTTTTGGACAGGCTGGACAGCCTGTCCCACATTTGCCTTCTGCCATGTGGGCGTTCCATGATGGATGTTTCTTTACGGTTCCATATCCTGAAAACATCGTTTCTTGGGACTTTGAGACTGAAACACGCCTCGATCATTCGGTGTTCTCAGACTTCAATGTCTCTCTTTGTAACACCAACAGACGTCCGGATGCAAAGGGCTGCGGTTTTGCAAATAATCTCTTACTTATGCTGCTTAAGGCCTTATGGAACTATTCGCTTGTTGATCCGTTCCCCAAAATCAAGAACCCCGCTAATTTATAGACGAATAGTCAATAATTTATATTTTCAAATCAATAAAAACTTGAATATACCGAACCTTTGTCAAAAAAATTCTCAAAGAGTACTTGCCAAAATCAGCAATTTGGAGTATACTCATTATATGCAGATTCGAGTAGGGCGATTGAACCTATTCGGAAATGTGGCGGAGGGGATGTTTCGTACAGGTGGGCAATCTGTCTTTGCTGTATGATTCGGTGGTGGTGATGTGCATTGAAGGAAGTAATGTGGCAAGCATTTTATGATTCAAGATACACGGATTGTTTCCAATGATTGATGGGGAATCGTCGTGCCAGGCTGGCTCGACTTACACAAAAAACCATTCTGCGCGTGCAAATAGTTTTTGATTGTAAAAACTGGTAGTTCTATGGGATAAGGAGGCGTCGCAATATGAGCAGCGAGGTGAAAAAAGCAACCGGGGCCAAGGCATTGGGGCAGAGCGTGTGTTTTTGTGTGGCATTGGCCGTCATGGCCGGCTTGTGTGGATTTTCCGCGGATGCCGCGGTGTCTGTTGTAACGTACGGCAGAAGCGCGCCGTCGGGAACGCCGTTCAATCTCACGGTGCCGGCCGGATCATCGGCGAACGGGGTCGTCGTCATCGTTCACTGCACCGCTGTATTGCTGGCGGCCGAAAACGTGAACGTGACGGTCGGCGGTGCGGCGGCCGGTCCCATTCAGGGCGGCGACATCCTGCACAACGGAAACGATGCCGACGTGCAGATTGAGACCTTCTATTGCGCTGGAAACTGGGCCGGAGGGGCCACGATTCCGATCAACTGGACATGGGTCGGCGCAACACCCACGGACTATGTCATTGGCGCGTATGCCCTGCGGGGCGTCAGCGCCGTGGATTGGCCATTCCAAGCGGTGAAGTTCCGCAGCGATCCCATTCTTCCCAACCCGCGTTCCGTACTGCTGCCTTCCATCAACACGGCTATTAACGGATCGATAGTTCTCTGGTCATATTCAAGCGA comes from the Candidatus Hydrogenedentota bacterium genome and includes:
- the argS gene encoding arginine--tRNA ligase; the encoded protein is MNLFEPLAACICEAIPGLAPADLPFVPAPNLELGDVALRTFEAARKLKVAPPQLAARIAREVSFGPEVASVATAGPYVNFRLHRGLVARRVVAGVLGEGRRFGSNGTGAGKRVLIEHTSINPNASPHLGRGRCAMFGDSLTRLLRFEDYDVEVHYYVNDMGRQIGLLVLVCEGREDLTFDQILELYVQANARAEADPAFAREGYELLARMEEGDSETRAKFRSVVDLCLKGQLAVLARLNVAYDVFDYESKYVKDARLDAVLDALREKGALFTDEEQRLVVDLSKIGHTQEEGRYFVLMRANGSSMYGYRDLAYTLDKRERGADINLMVLGEDHKLYAQQLALILGAAGHPAPEAIYYAYILLTEGKMSTRQGKVVLLSEFLDEAARRSAECVAKQCADIPAEEQSEIARKVAVAAIRFAILRVNPNKNVIFDWESSLSFSGDTGPYIQYSCARINSILRKHGQEVESAPVEDASLETDAEWALALKLASFPAVVRNAAEQRNCAPIAQFALDAARLFTAFYHACPVLGAETDALRDARLQLCVATRTALENALNLLGIEALERM